GCTGGCTACGCAGGTGAGCTCTGCGAACCGAAGTAGCCGAGTCCTGTCTTGCCCACCATCCTTCATCTATTATGAGCAACTGGACCCTATATATACTCAAATGTTCCGACGGATCTCTGTATACCGGGATAACGACGGATCTCGGGAAGCGCTTTAAATGCCACAATGAAGGCAAGGCCTCGAAGTATACGAGATCCAGGCTTCCCGTGAAACTGGCATATAAAAGATCTCTGAAGGATGAATCTTCCGCAAGAAAAGAAGAGGCCCGAATTAAGGGCCTCTCCAGAAAAGCAAAACTCGATATTATATCTTAGGGCGCCTAAACTTAGCGAACGGAATGTTGCTGTGAGGTTTGCTGTAAGGTACCTGGCCGTGGCTGTGTTTCTCGCCGGTGTTTGGGCTAGCGTGTTGGCTGCCCTCGCGCCTTGGGCCGTATTCCGGCCTCGGAGCGTATGCGCGTTTTTCGCCATAGCTGCTTCCACTACTACTTCCGCCGCTGCTATGTTCGCGATTACTGCTCTTATTATATGAGTGCCTCGGCTGGCCTCCGCCGAAACCGCGCGGCTTGCCATAACTACTGCCACCGCCGGACCCCCTGCCACCGAATCCGCCGCCACGGTTACCGCCACCACCGTATCTCGGCCTATATCCTGATGAGCCATGGCTTGAACCTTGAACGAATGTCTCTTTCGGAAGCTCTGGATGTTCCGATATAGGAATTGCAGCCTTAATGAGTCTTTCTATATTCTTTACGTCCGGGCCCTGATCCGGCGTGGCGAATGATATCGCGCGGCCTTCCAGTCCGGCTCTCGCGGTGCGGCCTATGCGATGAACATAATTCTCCGACTCTTCCGGAAGGTCAAAGTTAATGACCACCTCTATGCCCGCCACATCTATTCCGCGGGCTGCGATATCGGTCGCTACGAGTATCCTGTATCTGCCGTTCTTAAAACCCTCTAGCGCTTCCTTGCGCTGTCCGAGCGTACGATCCGAATGTATCTCGGCGGCTTTATGGCCCATATCCCTGATAAGGCGGGTCGTCTTCTTAGCTCCGATCCTTGTCCTGGTGAATAAGAGGACCGAACCATGATACTGGGCGAGGATCTTTTCGAGAAGATGCCTCTTCGATTCCTTCTTTACGATGAATAATTCCTGAGTAACGAGTTCTACGGTAGTTCCTGAGGGAGCGACCTCCACGCTTACGGGCAGTTTCATGTGCGCCGTGGCGATCTTCATGATCTCGGCCGGTATGGTCGCCGAGAAGAGCAGCGTCTGCCTGTTGCGCGGTATCGCTTTTATTATCTGTTCGATCGATGGCAGAAATCCCATGTCGAGCATGCGGTCGGCCTCATCGAGCACCAGTATATTCACATCGGCCATCATTATAGTGTGCCGTTCCATGTGATCGACCAGTCTTCCGGGTGTGGCGATGAGAATGCGCGGGTTCTTTCTCAGAGCCTGTATCTGCAGCCCCATAGCCGCTCCCCCTATCAGGACGGCGGTCTTTATGCCGAATATGGGAGCGATCTTGCGGAATGTCTCATCTATCTGTATCGCGAGTTCGCGTGTCGGCGCGAGAACGAGGCATCTGCCCTTGCCTTGCGCGAGCCTCTGTATCACGGGGATCGCGAAAGCGAGCGTCTTGCCGGTTCCTGTCTGGGCTATGCCTATCATATCTTTGCCCTCGATAGCCTGAGGGATAGCCTTGTGCTGTATCGGCGTAGGAACGGTGAACGAAAGCTTGCTCAATGTTTCGAGTATCTTTGGAGCTATGCCTAAACCGTAAAACGATCCGCCCGCCTGCTGAGGCTGTTGAGGTTGTTGCGGTTGCTGCGGTTCGATGCTTGAAGCGTCAAAATGCCATGCCATATTGAATTTTACCTTTTTGTTGTGGTTTTCAGACCATATAAAAACAAAAAAACCGCTAGGTTAGTGATCTTTCTACCTTGCGGTTACAGATTCTAATCTCCATGTCGAGCCTCATCGTACCACAGCAGTTGCTATTTGTCCAGACATTTCTTAAAATACCCGAAAGTTTACTTTTTCATAAGTTTTATGTTATAATATCGTTCATGAAGATATCAGAACTGGCGCGCCTAATCGGCGGC
This portion of the Candidatus Omnitrophota bacterium genome encodes:
- a CDS encoding GIY-YIG nuclease family protein — protein: MSNWTLYILKCSDGSLYTGITTDLGKRFKCHNEGKASKYTRSRLPVKLAYKRSLKDESSARKEEARIKGLSRKAKLDIIS
- a CDS encoding DEAD/DEAH box helicase, which translates into the protein MAWHFDASSIEPQQPQQPQQPQQAGGSFYGLGIAPKILETLSKLSFTVPTPIQHKAIPQAIEGKDMIGIAQTGTGKTLAFAIPVIQRLAQGKGRCLVLAPTRELAIQIDETFRKIAPIFGIKTAVLIGGAAMGLQIQALRKNPRILIATPGRLVDHMERHTIMMADVNILVLDEADRMLDMGFLPSIEQIIKAIPRNRQTLLFSATIPAEIMKIATAHMKLPVSVEVAPSGTTVELVTQELFIVKKESKRHLLEKILAQYHGSVLLFTRTRIGAKKTTRLIRDMGHKAAEIHSDRTLGQRKEALEGFKNGRYRILVATDIAARGIDVAGIEVVINFDLPEESENYVHRIGRTARAGLEGRAISFATPDQGPDVKNIERLIKAAIPISEHPELPKETFVQGSSHGSSGYRPRYGGGGNRGGGFGGRGSGGGSSYGKPRGFGGGQPRHSYNKSSNREHSSGGSSSGSSYGEKRAYAPRPEYGPRREGSQHASPNTGEKHSHGQVPYSKPHSNIPFAKFRRPKI